From Panthera leo isolate Ple1 chromosome Y unlocalized genomic scaffold, P.leo_Ple1_pat1.1 chrY_random_Un_scaffold_80, whole genome shotgun sequence, one genomic window encodes:
- the LOC122212843 gene encoding testis-specific Y-encoded protein 1-like, whose product MVLRPRLPPPAAVSCPCPEAALATLGPGPSVMASVSRSGQSGDSRRPWALIVPDAKGGESRPRGNAGALEGVGWPQSPGSGAASAHPVQETQAGCEIQVASPAEELVLILDDGMVAAEVVIGEEEEDGEATKDEVAGEENSEEAKPEAEDMHEEEEEVEVERQQQEEFQEQEEKREADAEAEEGPQLSQPLQQQEPALRPASAQDPLAALERLQLEISAGNAQDSRALWRLKRRILRRQISYLDHRRAIIKHIPGFWAQAILNHPQLSAMIGAQDKDVLSYVVDLEVEEVGHPKYRCRVMFFFGANPYFRNPVIIKEYQLSFAGYRTSRSTPVQWFWDYERGAPSRRHDPTSLNLFNWLCEHSCPGANRIAEIIIEDLWPNPLQYYLREEGTRRQ is encoded by the exons ATGGTCTTGCGGCCAAGGCTCCCCCCACCTGCTGCCGTTTCCTGTCCTTGTCCTGAGGCTGCCCTAGCTACACTGGGGCCGGGGCCGAGCGTCATGGCCAGCGTGTCGCGGTCCGGACAAAGCGGAGATTCCCGCCGACCCTGGGCCCTGATCGTCCCGGATGCGAAAGGTGGAGAGTCCCGGCCCCGCGGGAATGCAGGGGCGCTGGAGGGCGTGGGCTGGCCGCAGTCCCCAGGTTCAGGGGCGGCAAGCGCCCATCCTGTGCAGGAAACCCAGGCCGGGTGTGAGATACAGGTGGCAAGCCCAGCGGAGGAATTGGTGCTGATATTGGATGACGGAATGGTGGCGGCTGAGGTGGTGatcggggaggaggaagaggacggcGAGGCGACCAAGGATGaggtggctggagaggagaaTTCTGAGGAAGCCAAGCCAGAAGCAGAGGACAtgcacgaggaggaggaggaggtggaagttgagagacagcagcaggaggagtTTCAGGAGCAAGAGGAGAAGCGCGAGGCAGATGCAGAGGCGGAGGAGGGGCCCCAGCTCTCACAGCCGCTGCAGCAGCAAGAGCCAGCGCTGCGTCCTGCCTCAGCCCAGGACCCGCTGGCAGCACTGGAGCGTCTTCAGCTGGAGATCAGCGCTGGGAATGCCCAGGATTCCAGGGCCTTATGGCGGCTGAAGCGCAGGATTCTTCGGAGGCAGATTTCTTACCTGGATCACAGAAGGGCCATCATCAAGCACATCCCTGGATTCTGGGCCCAGGCG ATTCTGAATCACCCCCAGTTGTCGGCCATGATCGGTGCCCAGGACAAAGACGTGCTCAGCTACGTGGTCGACTTGGAG GTGGAAGAAGTGGGCCATCCCAAGTACCGCTGCAGAGTGATGTTTTTCTTTGGGGCCAACCCGTACTTCCGGAACCCAGTGATCATTAAGGAGTATCAGCTGAGCTTTGCTG GCTACAGGACATCGCGTTCCACTCCAGTCCAGTGGTTCTGGGATTATGAACGTGGAGCTCCCAGTCGCAGGCATGACCCCACCAGCCTTAACTTGTTCAACTGGCTGTGTGAGCACAGCTGCCCAGGGGCGAACAGGATTGCCGAG ATCATCATCGAGGACCTGTGGCCCAATCCCCTGCAGTACtacctgagggaggaagggaccagAAGACAGTGA
- the LOC122212839 gene encoding testis-specific Y-encoded protein 3-like — protein sequence MLRDSCFRNTGDARRPHAAFDRERGGRETRARGDTGSPAGPEVPQAEGLQATSEQPVQEGQARPERQVGGPSEISVPLVHDIVAVEALWGLAEEEVEVAAAEEDAPGEEGHEQRKKGEEDEEQEPGKEKVQVHEEEDLKGGGAAEAQAEGGRAEGGGVGGNERGGAGAAGYTSRRGGGQGAGRGGGGGGIGGGSGRGRGPGGGAGGGREGVRAIKGRAELQTEEEEEQEKEALEEQQQGEEEVEGKEDKEEREEEEQKPSEQEGRWVEEAQQLQVKQDKKEQVESGLRPCPSPLEALEALAALQIELQPVNKQASREHARLKLRMWQRRQRHLQQRGALIQGIRGFWAKAFVNHPQMSALISKPDESMLRHMTNLKVEEHKFPRECRKILLFFGKNSYFQNEVVTKEYVLGLDGYRASHSSPIQWYPRYRQEAYRRRHDNSSLNFFNWFSDHSFAGSSRIAEIIIEDLWPNPLPYFKMKEAPGERTERERGICTILRRV from the exons ATGTTGCGCGACTCGTGTTTCCGAAACACTGGGGATGCCCGGAGGCCCCATGCCGCCTTCGACCGGGAACGGGGCGGTCGAGAGACGAGGGCCCGTGGGGACACTGGGTCTCCGGCAGGGCCGGAGGTGCCGCAGGCCGAAGGCTTGCAGGCCACAAGCGAACAGCCTGTGCAGGAAGGCCAGGCCCGACCCGAGAGGCAGGTGGGCGGCCCCAGCGAGATATCGGTGCCGCTGGTGCATGACATAGTGGCGGTGGAGGCGCTGTGGGGCCTGGCGGAGGAGGAGGTTGAGGTGGCGGCCGCGGAAGAGGACGCGCCTGGGGAAGAggggcatgagcagaggaagaagggggaggaggacgaggagcaGGAGCCGGGGAAGGAGAAGGTCCAAGTTCACGAGGAGGAGGACCTGAAGG gaggaggagcagcagaagcccaagcagaaggaggaagagcagaaggaggaggagttggcggaaatgaaaggggaggagcaggagcagcAGGGTATACAAGCAGGCGCGGCGGCGGCCAGGGCGCCGGCCGCGGCGGTGGCGGTGGAGGCATTGGCGGCGGcagtggcaggggaaggggaccaggaggaggagcaggaggaggaagggaaggcgtGCGAGCCATTAAAGGGAGAGCAGAATTGCAAaccgaggaggaagaggagcaggagaaggaagcgctggaggagcagcagcagggcgaggaggaggtggagggcaaggaggacaaggaggagcgggaggaggaggaacagaagccGAGTGAGCAGGAAGGCCGATGGGTGGAAGAAGCCCAGCAGCTGCAGGTGAAGCAGGATAAGAAGGAGCAGGTAGAGTCAGGCCTCCGTCCTTGCCCTTCCCCACTGGAGGCTCTGGAGGCTCTGGCGGCCCTTCAGATAGAGCTACAGCCGGTGAATAAACAAGCCAGCCGGGAGCACGCTCGACTCAAACTCAGGATGTGGCAGAGGCGGCAGCGACATCTGCAGCAGAGAGGTGCCCTTATCCAGGGCATCCGTGGTTTCTGGGCCAAGGCT TTTGTGAACCACCCTCAGATGTCAGCCCTGATTAGTAAGCCCGATGAAAGCATGCTTCGCCACATGACCAATTTGAAG GTGGAGGAACACAAGTTTCCCAGGGAATGCCGGAAGATCCTGCTGTTTTTTGGCAAGAACTCCTACTTCCAGAATGAAGTCGTTACGAAGGAGTATGTCCTAGGCCTTGATg GGTATAGGGCGTCTCATTCCAGTCCCATCCAGTGGTACCCAAGGTACAGACAGGAGGCCTACAGACGCAGGCATGACAACAGCAGCCTCAACTTCTTCAACTGGTTCTCTGACCACAGCTTTGCCGGCTCTAGCAGGATTGCTGAG ATAATCATAGAGGATCTTTGGCCCAACCCCCTGCCGTATTTCAAGATGAAGGAGGCCCCAGGAGAGAGAACTGAGAGGGAAAGAG GGATATGCACGATCTTGAGAAGAGTATGA